In Deltaproteobacteria bacterium, the following are encoded in one genomic region:
- a CDS encoding CoA-binding protein, whose amino-acid sequence MKRGLDAIFKPDSIAVVGASTNPEKLGYQILENIINAGFKGTVYPLNPKAKDILGLSCVNDPDDLPEGIDLAVVIIPAGVVPATLDRLGEKGVRSAIVITGGFAEAGDEGERLQKQLAEIAEKREMRVIGPNCQGVNYAYHNLCASWPLIRLRGDMAIISQSGTVGAALIDWASEERIGFSAFVSMGNRADVDEAELIEYFSEDPSTKVITLYIEGVKSPEQFQRSLQNCGKPVVIFKAGRTARGKIAAESHTKSLAGRDEIYNALFKKYGVVRALDIE is encoded by the coding sequence ATGAAAAGGGGGCTTGACGCGATATTCAAACCGGATTCAATCGCCGTTGTTGGGGCTTCGACGAATCCGGAAAAGCTCGGCTACCAGATACTGGAGAATATCATCAACGCGGGCTTCAAAGGCACGGTATATCCGCTCAACCCGAAGGCAAAGGACATTCTGGGACTATCCTGTGTCAACGACCCTGACGATCTGCCCGAGGGAATCGACCTGGCAGTGGTGATAATTCCCGCGGGGGTCGTACCGGCAACGCTTGACAGGCTGGGAGAAAAGGGGGTGCGCTCAGCCATAGTTATCACCGGGGGATTTGCCGAAGCCGGTGACGAAGGGGAGAGACTCCAGAAACAGCTCGCAGAGATAGCGGAAAAAAGAGAGATGCGGGTAATTGGGCCGAACTGCCAGGGAGTGAACTACGCGTACCACAACCTCTGCGCCTCCTGGCCCCTCATAAGATTGCGCGGCGATATGGCGATCATCTCACAGAGCGGAACCGTGGGGGCCGCCCTCATCGATTGGGCTTCGGAGGAGAGAATCGGTTTTTCTGCGTTTGTGAGCATGGGAAACCGCGCGGATGTCGACGAGGCGGAGCTCATCGAATACTTTTCGGAGGATCCAAGCACCAAGGTGATAACGCTCTACATAGAGGGAGTTAAAAGTCCCGAGCAGTTCCAGAGGTCCCTTCAAAATTGCGGAAAGCCCGTCGTTATCTTCAAGGCGGGAAGGACGGCGCGGGGAAAGATTGCAGCGGAATCACACACAAAATCCCTCGCGGGACGGGATGAAATATACAATGCGCTGTTTAAGAAATACGGCGTTGTCCGGGCCCTGGATATCGAGGA
- the sixA gene encoding phosphohistidine phosphatase SixA, with product MERESRLGLFLVRHGEANPKSVDPSRSLSPRGQEEAASVGSFLSSLKVKPDQIYASDKIRAIKTAAIISGFLKFDEEKIIVSDALGPEANPEDVASLLSRNDPGGTIVVVGHMPSIGRFAGHLITTGREAVVSIDFDTCGVAYLEGEDVLEPGSFVLKALVSPKII from the coding sequence ATGGAGAGAGAAAGCAGGCTGGGCCTTTTTCTCGTTCGGCACGGCGAAGCCAACCCGAAATCTGTTGACCCGTCGAGGTCACTCTCGCCGCGCGGGCAGGAGGAGGCCGCCTCTGTCGGATCGTTTCTTTCCTCTTTGAAGGTAAAACCGGACCAGATTTATGCAAGCGACAAAATACGGGCGATCAAGACGGCGGCGATAATCTCCGGGTTCCTGAAGTTCGATGAGGAAAAGATCATCGTTTCGGACGCTCTGGGGCCTGAAGCAAACCCCGAGGACGTGGCCAGCCTCCTCTCCCGGAACGATCCGGGAGGAACAATAGTTGTTGTCGGGCACATGCCCTCGATCGGAAGATTTGCGGGCCATCTCATAACGACGGGGCGGGAAGCCGTTGTGTCGATAGATTTCGATACCTGCGGTGTTGCGTATCTTGAGGGAGAGGATGTTCTGGAACCGGGAAGCTTCGTGCTGAAAGCGCTCGTTTCACCGAAAATAATTTGA